The stretch of DNA CATATTTTCTGTTCAATGAAAAAAAACGTGCGAGAACCGGTTTGGCCCCTCCATTGGCCATGCGGAAATGCGTTGACATTCCGCAACATCCCATCACGATCAGGGAGTTCCACACAATGCGTGCAAACCGCATTCGCTGTTGTTCCATGCGTCCAGCCAGTATTGACGGTACGCAGGAGACGTTCCTGGCAGTTCAGGGAACATCTCTTATGGACAATGTAGCGGCCAAATCCTTGAGCGTCCTCAAGGTAACGACTCTCTGGACAATTCACAGCGCGAAATTCACCGATTTTTTCGGAGATACGGGTCATTCCCGATTTTACGCCCCTCCTGGCAGCATGCGGCAACTAGGCTGACATTCTTGCACGGTCATCGCTGACGTGTCGCTTCATACAGTACAATTCCGGCCGCGACAGCTGCGTTGAGCGAACCGATTTCTCCTTGCAGCGGAATTCGCACGAACCCGTCGCAAACCGCTTGGACCTCGGAGGAAATTCCGGTTCCCTCATTACCGATGACCAACCCGATCGGGCCGGACAAATCGTGCTTGAAAATCGGTTCGACCGCCTTTTCACTCGCTCCATAGACCAAGATTCCCTGCGTTTGCAGAAGTTGAATCATGGTCGCCACATCTGCAGATTGCACAATGGGTACGCGGTTGACTGCGCCGACGGAACTTCGCGCCACCAGACTGTTGACCGTCGCTTGGCGGTGTTTTCCAACAACGATTGCCGAAGCGCCAAACACCTCAGCCGAGCGGATCACCGCACCAAAATTGTAGGCGTCCTGCATCGCGTCTAAAATTAAATAGAGCGGGTTCTTTGCCGGATTTTGTAAGACCTCTTCGGCCGCCTTGTAAGGGAAAATCCCCATCTTGGCGAGATAACCTTGGTGGTCCTTGGTTTTGGCCAATTGGGTCAAGCGGGTAGCTGTTTCCACGATTACCGGGACATGGTGACGGTCGGCGAGGCTTTGCAATCGCGACAGTTCTTCCTCGCCCAAGCGGTCGGCCAAATGGATTTCGTGAATGGGCCATCGATTGGCTTCGAGCGTTTGCCGTACGAGGTGCCGTCCCCATAGCCAACAGCGTTGATGATTGCCCAACAACGCGTCTCGCCGTTTTTTTGCAGCTGCCACTGCGGTCCCTTTCCAAGCGATGGCTACTCTGCCAGCTGACCAGTATTGCTCTGCAGCGAGTCTCAGTTTTTTACGGTGTGAGCCGTTTGCTGATTTCGCCAAGAACGTTGTCGAGTTGCGATCGGACTTCGCTCGTGGCGGGATAAACGACGCGGCCCCGTTGGTCGTTTGTGATGGCCACAACATCGAATTCACCATTACGGCGTCTTAGGGGCATCACATAGGAGTTTCCGGTTGACAGATTGGAGATTTCAGAGAGTCCGACGACGGTGAGTTCCTTATCGGGAAATACGCCGTACATCGTTTCGGCAACACTCACGCGGCCGGTGGCTGAATCAGCGACGTTGCCGATGATTACCAAGTCCGCGTCAGCAAATTGGCGGCGGTTGAGCGTGATGGGATTGGAACTCAGCCCGGCTAAGGCCAACAGACCGGCGATCCAGACGACCCACACGGTTATGCCAACGACCAATCTTGTTTTTGAACGCGGCAAAACAGCGGATTGTTCTTCCATGACTTCCGGCGGCGACGATGCAGCGTCTTGTTTTTGAGCCGCCTGGCGGCGATGTCGTGACAACGTGCTTTCCTTCCCTGCGACGCACGATTCGAAAATTGGTGGCTGATGAGCAACTTTCGGGATCGGAAAAATATCAATTCAAGTGCTAGCGGTCGCTGCTGCGGGGTTTTTGCAACAGTGCGATCTTGCCGCAGTGGAGCCCTGGTTCGCCAAGAG from Symmachiella dynata encodes:
- the rlmB gene encoding 23S rRNA (guanosine(2251)-2'-O)-methyltransferase RlmB; the encoded protein is MAAAKKRRDALLGNHQRCWLWGRHLVRQTLEANRWPIHEIHLADRLGEEELSRLQSLADRHHVPVIVETATRLTQLAKTKDHQGYLAKMGIFPYKAAEEVLQNPAKNPLYLILDAMQDAYNFGAVIRSAEVFGASAIVVGKHRQATVNSLVARSSVGAVNRVPIVQSADVATMIQLLQTQGILVYGASEKAVEPIFKHDLSGPIGLVIGNEGTGISSEVQAVCDGFVRIPLQGEIGSLNAAVAAGIVLYEATRQR